The following are from one region of the Acipenser ruthenus chromosome 19, fAciRut3.2 maternal haplotype, whole genome shotgun sequence genome:
- the LOC117424226 gene encoding synaptogyrin-2-like translates to METYGSSNAGGAFDFMNFAQQPQTISRVLSWIFAIIVFACITAEGYINPSGTSVQHCVFGGSLDACHYGVGIGLLAFLAATAFFILDIYFPQISNANERKYIVIADLVFSGVWSILWFVGFCFLTNKWVTMTETPLVGSDSARAVITFSFFSIFTWGLLACFALRRYRQGMGEFPQSYTDPAPDTTASYAGYPPVGVESYQQPPFVANPDPSGEGGYQPPVY, encoded by the exons atggAGACTTACGGCTCTTCGAATGCCGGAGGTGCCTTCGATTTTATGAATTTTGCGCAACAGCCGCAAACTATTTCACGGGTTCTGAGTTGG ATCTTTGCCATCATAGTGTTTGCGTGCATCACTGCGGAAGGTTACATCAACCCATCAGGCACCTCCGTGCAGCACTGCGTCTTCGGAGGGAGCCTGGATGCCTGTCACTATGGGGTGGGCATTGGCTTGCTGGCCTTCCTCGCCGCCACCGCCTTCTTCATCCTCGACATCTACTTCCCACAGATCAGCAATGCCAACGAGAGGAAGTACATCGTCATCGCCGACCTCGTCTTCTCAG GTGTGTGGTCAATACTGTGGTTCGTGGGATTCTGCTTTCTGACCAATAAGTGGGTGACGATGACAGAAACCCCCCTCGTTGGATCAGACAGTGCAAGGGCTGTCATTACCTTTAGCTTCTTCTCCATCTTCACCTGG GGACTGCTGGCATGCTTTGCCCTGAGGAGGTACCGTCAGGGAATGGGGGAGTTTCCCCAGAGCTACACAGACCCAGCCCCTGACACCACAGCCAGCTACGCGGGATACCCTCCAGTCGGCGTCGAGAGCTACCAGCAGCCTCCCTTCGTCGCAAACCCAGATCCGAGTGGTGAGGGGGGGTACCAGCCTCCAGTCTACTGA
- the LOC117424062 gene encoding Fc receptor-like protein 3 isoform X2 — MHYRYPSLTPTPTYPMLGRDYKVRWVQGRQYKTLLSFKIFADWDFCIQETDSATLKQSRIRNDLKQYNLSFEVVAACINSLPGVAQRALYYILSEAFATPLIISEWVGTLATVKGKNKLGSSYTSSSSIRTIVRNSLRGHSDPRLVRGMGLNMRVQGEILFILAGNTTLYSEAATLDNSTSEMKVYTTVQSSALDISTSGINADYSSPAITLGPAAPQSQTPDPNTYITGSSTSEMKVYTSVQSTALDISTSGINADYSSPAITLAPQTQTPDPNTYTTGSSTSEMKVYTSVQSTALGTSTSTMKVDPSSQATTLVPVEDVTVESDPPSAKVWEGERLTLTCNAAKGNRLRYEWHFKRKTATMKLVTSGRSMTIHRVLENQAGNYSCVANNNLTAGHSQDIEVEVKVPVSVPRIWYSVQKQVNNYRARITCEAERGSPPVTFTLLGNRRKIMNNTGDLLNVTFVLPITLDQNMGIFTCQAENGKKPVHSVTQTVSVARVRGVSLESRPHPLEVSVNEEMVFTCSVEEGTFPVYKWMFNGHHLQANPDSYSLNQQGNILTIPSATLVHNGTYVCSVCDAFDKTHCIKSAALQAEVKEVVAVSIEAVAVVFCCFLFLVIVLSVCCVVAFKYRTGEYYPNSGVGMEKSAIWDKDMDEQLRDCSMDNSDLESVTKM; from the exons TGAGCTTCAAGATCTTTGCCGACTGGGATTTCTGCATCCAGGAGACAGACTCGGCCACGCTGAAACAAAGCAGAATCAGGAACGACCTTAAG CAGTATAACCTGAGCTTTGAGGTGGTGGCAGCTTGCATCAACAGTCTCCCGGGAGTCGCTCAGAGAGCTCTCTATTATATCCTGTCAGAGGCCTTTGCCACCCCCTTGATCATCTCGGAATG GGTGGGAACGCTTGCAACGGTCAAAGGAAAAAACAAGTTGGGTTCCTCTTACACTTCCAGTTCCAGCATAAGAACAATAGTGAGGAACTCATTGAGGGGACACAGTGACCCGAGGCTCGTCCGAGGAATGGGATTAAACATGAGAGTTCAGGGAGAGATCCTGTTCATCCTGG CTGGCAATACCACCCTGTATTCTGAAGCTGCAACCCTGG ACAACAGCACATCTGAAATGAAAGTTTACACTACTGTTCAGTCTTCAGCCCTGG ACATCAGCACATCTGGAATCAATGCTGACTATTCTAGTCCAGCTATAACCCTGG GGCCTGCAGCTCCTCAGAGTCAGACTCCTGATCCAAACACATATATTACAG GCAGCAGCACATCTGAAATGAAAGTTTACACTTCTGTTCAGTCTACAGCCCTGG ACATCAGCACATCTGGAATCAATGCTGACTATTCTAGTCCAGCTATAACCCTGG CTCCTCAGACTCAGACTCCTGATCCAAACACATATACTACAG GCAGCAGCACATCTGAAATGAAAGTTTACACTTCTGTTCAGTCTACAGCCCTGG GCACCAGCACATCTACAATGAAAGTTGACCCTTCTAGTCAAGCTACAACCCTGG TGCCGGTTGAGGATGTTACAGTTGAGTCTGACCCACCCTCTGCTAAAGTATGGGAAGGTGAAAGGTTAACTCTGACCTGCAATGCGGCGAAAGGCAATCGTCTCCGTTATGAATggcatttcaaaagaaaaacagCGACCATGAAATTAGTAACTTCAGGCAGATCGATGACTATTCACAGAGTTCTCGAAAATCAGGCTGGGAATTACAGTTGTGTAGCAAACAATAATCTAACAGCAGGTCATAGCCAGGACATAGAAGTGGAGGTCAAAG TGCCTGTCTCCGTTCCCAGAATTTGGTATTCTGTACAAAAACAAGTCAATAACTACAGAGCAAGAATAACATGCGAGGCAGAGAGAGGATCCCCACCAGTTACCTTCACTCTCCTCGGAAACAGAAGGAAGATCATGAACAATACAGGAGACTTGCTCAATGTTACATTCGTCTTACCTATTACCTTAGATCAGAATATGGGCATTTTCACATGTCAAGCTGAGAATGGCAAGAAACCCGTGCACAGTGTTACACAGACGGTGTCTGTAG CACGTGTGCGAGGCGTTAGCCTGGAGAGCAGGCCACACCCATTGGAAGTGTCTGTGAATGAAGAAATGGTGTTTACCTGCTCAGTGGAGGAAGGCACCTTCCCTGTGTATAAGTGGATGTTTAATGGACATCATTTACAGGCCAACCCTGATTCCTACTCACTTAACCAGCAAGGAAATATACTAACCATCCCGTCTGCTACTCTGGTTCATAACGGCACTTATGTCTGTTCAGTCTGCGATGCCTTTGACAAGACACACTGCATCAAGAGCGCCGCCCTTCAGGCTGAAGTGAAAG AAGTGGTTGCTGTTTCCATTGAAGCCGTTGCAGTAGTTTTCTGTTGCTTTCTTTTCCTGGTGATTGTTCTCAGCGTGTGCTGTGTGGTTGCCTTTAAATaca GGACAGGAGAGTATTATCCAAACTCAGG tgTTGGAATGGAAAAAAGTGCAATCTGGGATAAAGATATGGATGAGCAG TTAAGGGACTGTTCCATGGACAACTCTGATCTGGAAAGCGTTACGAAAATGTGA
- the LOC117424062 gene encoding Fc receptor-like protein 3 isoform X1 yields the protein MHYRYPSLTPTPTYPMLGRDYKVRWVQGRQYKTLLSFKIFADWDFCIQETDSATLKQSRIRNDLKQYNLSFEVVAACINSLPGVAQRALYYILSEAFATPLIISEWVGTLATVKGKNKLGSSYTSSSSIRTIVRNSLRGHSDPRLVRGMGLNMRVQGEILFILAFACKVFETTGNTTLYSEAATLDNSTSEMKVYTTVQSSALDISTSGINADYSSPAITLGPAAPQSQTPDPNTYITGSSTSEMKVYTSVQSTALDISTSGINADYSSPAITLAPQTQTPDPNTYTTGSSTSEMKVYTSVQSTALGTSTSTMKVDPSSQATTLVPVEDVTVESDPPSAKVWEGERLTLTCNAAKGNRLRYEWHFKRKTATMKLVTSGRSMTIHRVLENQAGNYSCVANNNLTAGHSQDIEVEVKVPVSVPRIWYSVQKQVNNYRARITCEAERGSPPVTFTLLGNRRKIMNNTGDLLNVTFVLPITLDQNMGIFTCQAENGKKPVHSVTQTVSVARVRGVSLESRPHPLEVSVNEEMVFTCSVEEGTFPVYKWMFNGHHLQANPDSYSLNQQGNILTIPSATLVHNGTYVCSVCDAFDKTHCIKSAALQAEVKEVVAVSIEAVAVVFCCFLFLVIVLSVCCVVAFKYRTGEYYPNSGVGMEKSAIWDKDMDEQLRDCSMDNSDLESVTKM from the exons TGAGCTTCAAGATCTTTGCCGACTGGGATTTCTGCATCCAGGAGACAGACTCGGCCACGCTGAAACAAAGCAGAATCAGGAACGACCTTAAG CAGTATAACCTGAGCTTTGAGGTGGTGGCAGCTTGCATCAACAGTCTCCCGGGAGTCGCTCAGAGAGCTCTCTATTATATCCTGTCAGAGGCCTTTGCCACCCCCTTGATCATCTCGGAATG GGTGGGAACGCTTGCAACGGTCAAAGGAAAAAACAAGTTGGGTTCCTCTTACACTTCCAGTTCCAGCATAAGAACAATAGTGAGGAACTCATTGAGGGGACACAGTGACCCGAGGCTCGTCCGAGGAATGGGATTAAACATGAGAGTTCAGGGAGAGATCCTGTTCATCCTGG CTTTTGCTTGCAAAGTCTTTGAAACAA CTGGCAATACCACCCTGTATTCTGAAGCTGCAACCCTGG ACAACAGCACATCTGAAATGAAAGTTTACACTACTGTTCAGTCTTCAGCCCTGG ACATCAGCACATCTGGAATCAATGCTGACTATTCTAGTCCAGCTATAACCCTGG GGCCTGCAGCTCCTCAGAGTCAGACTCCTGATCCAAACACATATATTACAG GCAGCAGCACATCTGAAATGAAAGTTTACACTTCTGTTCAGTCTACAGCCCTGG ACATCAGCACATCTGGAATCAATGCTGACTATTCTAGTCCAGCTATAACCCTGG CTCCTCAGACTCAGACTCCTGATCCAAACACATATACTACAG GCAGCAGCACATCTGAAATGAAAGTTTACACTTCTGTTCAGTCTACAGCCCTGG GCACCAGCACATCTACAATGAAAGTTGACCCTTCTAGTCAAGCTACAACCCTGG TGCCGGTTGAGGATGTTACAGTTGAGTCTGACCCACCCTCTGCTAAAGTATGGGAAGGTGAAAGGTTAACTCTGACCTGCAATGCGGCGAAAGGCAATCGTCTCCGTTATGAATggcatttcaaaagaaaaacagCGACCATGAAATTAGTAACTTCAGGCAGATCGATGACTATTCACAGAGTTCTCGAAAATCAGGCTGGGAATTACAGTTGTGTAGCAAACAATAATCTAACAGCAGGTCATAGCCAGGACATAGAAGTGGAGGTCAAAG TGCCTGTCTCCGTTCCCAGAATTTGGTATTCTGTACAAAAACAAGTCAATAACTACAGAGCAAGAATAACATGCGAGGCAGAGAGAGGATCCCCACCAGTTACCTTCACTCTCCTCGGAAACAGAAGGAAGATCATGAACAATACAGGAGACTTGCTCAATGTTACATTCGTCTTACCTATTACCTTAGATCAGAATATGGGCATTTTCACATGTCAAGCTGAGAATGGCAAGAAACCCGTGCACAGTGTTACACAGACGGTGTCTGTAG CACGTGTGCGAGGCGTTAGCCTGGAGAGCAGGCCACACCCATTGGAAGTGTCTGTGAATGAAGAAATGGTGTTTACCTGCTCAGTGGAGGAAGGCACCTTCCCTGTGTATAAGTGGATGTTTAATGGACATCATTTACAGGCCAACCCTGATTCCTACTCACTTAACCAGCAAGGAAATATACTAACCATCCCGTCTGCTACTCTGGTTCATAACGGCACTTATGTCTGTTCAGTCTGCGATGCCTTTGACAAGACACACTGCATCAAGAGCGCCGCCCTTCAGGCTGAAGTGAAAG AAGTGGTTGCTGTTTCCATTGAAGCCGTTGCAGTAGTTTTCTGTTGCTTTCTTTTCCTGGTGATTGTTCTCAGCGTGTGCTGTGTGGTTGCCTTTAAATaca GGACAGGAGAGTATTATCCAAACTCAGG tgTTGGAATGGAAAAAAGTGCAATCTGGGATAAAGATATGGATGAGCAG TTAAGGGACTGTTCCATGGACAACTCTGATCTGGAAAGCGTTACGAAAATGTGA
- the LOC117424062 gene encoding platelet endothelial cell adhesion molecule-like isoform X4 gives MHYRYPSLTPTPTYPMLGRDYKVRWVQGRQYKTLLSFKIFADWDFCIQETDSATLKQSRIRNDLKQYNLSFEVVAACINSLPGVAQRALYYILSEAFATPLIISEWVGTLATVKGKNKLGSSYTSSSSIRTIVRNSLRGHSDPRLVRGMGLNMRVQGEILFILAFACKVFETTGNTTLYSEAATLDNSTSEMKVYTTVQSSALDISTSGINADYSSPAITLGPAAPQSQTPDPNTYITGSSTSEMKVYTSVQSTALGTSTSTMKVDPSSQATTLVPVEDVTVESDPPSAKVWEGERLTLTCNAAKGNRLRYEWHFKRKTATMKLVTSGRSMTIHRVLENQAGNYSCVANNNLTAGHSQDIEVEVKVPVSVPRIWYSVQKQVNNYRARITCEAERGSPPVTFTLLGNRRKIMNNTGDLLNVTFVLPITLDQNMGIFTCQAENGKKPVHSVTQTVSVARVRGVSLESRPHPLEVSVNEEMVFTCSVEEGTFPVYKWMFNGHHLQANPDSYSLNQQGNILTIPSATLVHNGTYVCSVCDAFDKTHCIKSAALQAEVKEVVAVSIEAVAVVFCCFLFLVIVLSVCCVVAFKYRTGEYYPNSGVGMEKSAIWDKDMDEQLRDCSMDNSDLESVTKM, from the exons TGAGCTTCAAGATCTTTGCCGACTGGGATTTCTGCATCCAGGAGACAGACTCGGCCACGCTGAAACAAAGCAGAATCAGGAACGACCTTAAG CAGTATAACCTGAGCTTTGAGGTGGTGGCAGCTTGCATCAACAGTCTCCCGGGAGTCGCTCAGAGAGCTCTCTATTATATCCTGTCAGAGGCCTTTGCCACCCCCTTGATCATCTCGGAATG GGTGGGAACGCTTGCAACGGTCAAAGGAAAAAACAAGTTGGGTTCCTCTTACACTTCCAGTTCCAGCATAAGAACAATAGTGAGGAACTCATTGAGGGGACACAGTGACCCGAGGCTCGTCCGAGGAATGGGATTAAACATGAGAGTTCAGGGAGAGATCCTGTTCATCCTGG CTTTTGCTTGCAAAGTCTTTGAAACAA CTGGCAATACCACCCTGTATTCTGAAGCTGCAACCCTGG ACAACAGCACATCTGAAATGAAAGTTTACACTACTGTTCAGTCTTCAGCCCTGG ACATCAGCACATCTGGAATCAATGCTGACTATTCTAGTCCAGCTATAACCCTGG GGCCTGCAGCTCCTCAGAGTCAGACTCCTGATCCAAACACATATATTACAG GCAGCAGCACATCTGAAATGAAAGTTTACACTTCTGTTCAGTCTACAGCCCTGG GCACCAGCACATCTACAATGAAAGTTGACCCTTCTAGTCAAGCTACAACCCTGG TGCCGGTTGAGGATGTTACAGTTGAGTCTGACCCACCCTCTGCTAAAGTATGGGAAGGTGAAAGGTTAACTCTGACCTGCAATGCGGCGAAAGGCAATCGTCTCCGTTATGAATggcatttcaaaagaaaaacagCGACCATGAAATTAGTAACTTCAGGCAGATCGATGACTATTCACAGAGTTCTCGAAAATCAGGCTGGGAATTACAGTTGTGTAGCAAACAATAATCTAACAGCAGGTCATAGCCAGGACATAGAAGTGGAGGTCAAAG TGCCTGTCTCCGTTCCCAGAATTTGGTATTCTGTACAAAAACAAGTCAATAACTACAGAGCAAGAATAACATGCGAGGCAGAGAGAGGATCCCCACCAGTTACCTTCACTCTCCTCGGAAACAGAAGGAAGATCATGAACAATACAGGAGACTTGCTCAATGTTACATTCGTCTTACCTATTACCTTAGATCAGAATATGGGCATTTTCACATGTCAAGCTGAGAATGGCAAGAAACCCGTGCACAGTGTTACACAGACGGTGTCTGTAG CACGTGTGCGAGGCGTTAGCCTGGAGAGCAGGCCACACCCATTGGAAGTGTCTGTGAATGAAGAAATGGTGTTTACCTGCTCAGTGGAGGAAGGCACCTTCCCTGTGTATAAGTGGATGTTTAATGGACATCATTTACAGGCCAACCCTGATTCCTACTCACTTAACCAGCAAGGAAATATACTAACCATCCCGTCTGCTACTCTGGTTCATAACGGCACTTATGTCTGTTCAGTCTGCGATGCCTTTGACAAGACACACTGCATCAAGAGCGCCGCCCTTCAGGCTGAAGTGAAAG AAGTGGTTGCTGTTTCCATTGAAGCCGTTGCAGTAGTTTTCTGTTGCTTTCTTTTCCTGGTGATTGTTCTCAGCGTGTGCTGTGTGGTTGCCTTTAAATaca GGACAGGAGAGTATTATCCAAACTCAGG tgTTGGAATGGAAAAAAGTGCAATCTGGGATAAAGATATGGATGAGCAG TTAAGGGACTGTTCCATGGACAACTCTGATCTGGAAAGCGTTACGAAAATGTGA
- the LOC117424062 gene encoding Fc receptor-like protein 3 isoform X3 has protein sequence MHYRYPSLTPTPTYPMLGRDYKVRWVQGRQYKTLLSFKIFADWDFCIQETDSATLKQSRIRNDLKQYNLSFEVVAACINSLPGVAQRALYYILSEAFATPLIISECSSIRTIVRNSLRGHSDPRLVRGMGLNMRVQGEILFILAFACKVFETTGNTTLYSEAATLDNSTSEMKVYTTVQSSALDISTSGINADYSSPAITLGPAAPQSQTPDPNTYITGSSTSEMKVYTSVQSTALDISTSGINADYSSPAITLAPQTQTPDPNTYTTGSSTSEMKVYTSVQSTALGTSTSTMKVDPSSQATTLVPVEDVTVESDPPSAKVWEGERLTLTCNAAKGNRLRYEWHFKRKTATMKLVTSGRSMTIHRVLENQAGNYSCVANNNLTAGHSQDIEVEVKVPVSVPRIWYSVQKQVNNYRARITCEAERGSPPVTFTLLGNRRKIMNNTGDLLNVTFVLPITLDQNMGIFTCQAENGKKPVHSVTQTVSVARVRGVSLESRPHPLEVSVNEEMVFTCSVEEGTFPVYKWMFNGHHLQANPDSYSLNQQGNILTIPSATLVHNGTYVCSVCDAFDKTHCIKSAALQAEVKEVVAVSIEAVAVVFCCFLFLVIVLSVCCVVAFKYRTGEYYPNSGVGMEKSAIWDKDMDEQLRDCSMDNSDLESVTKM, from the exons TGAGCTTCAAGATCTTTGCCGACTGGGATTTCTGCATCCAGGAGACAGACTCGGCCACGCTGAAACAAAGCAGAATCAGGAACGACCTTAAG CAGTATAACCTGAGCTTTGAGGTGGTGGCAGCTTGCATCAACAGTCTCCCGGGAGTCGCTCAGAGAGCTCTCTATTATATCCTGTCAGAGGCCTTTGCCACCCCCTTGATCATCTCGGAATG TTCCAGCATAAGAACAATAGTGAGGAACTCATTGAGGGGACACAGTGACCCGAGGCTCGTCCGAGGAATGGGATTAAACATGAGAGTTCAGGGAGAGATCCTGTTCATCCTGG CTTTTGCTTGCAAAGTCTTTGAAACAA CTGGCAATACCACCCTGTATTCTGAAGCTGCAACCCTGG ACAACAGCACATCTGAAATGAAAGTTTACACTACTGTTCAGTCTTCAGCCCTGG ACATCAGCACATCTGGAATCAATGCTGACTATTCTAGTCCAGCTATAACCCTGG GGCCTGCAGCTCCTCAGAGTCAGACTCCTGATCCAAACACATATATTACAG GCAGCAGCACATCTGAAATGAAAGTTTACACTTCTGTTCAGTCTACAGCCCTGG ACATCAGCACATCTGGAATCAATGCTGACTATTCTAGTCCAGCTATAACCCTGG CTCCTCAGACTCAGACTCCTGATCCAAACACATATACTACAG GCAGCAGCACATCTGAAATGAAAGTTTACACTTCTGTTCAGTCTACAGCCCTGG GCACCAGCACATCTACAATGAAAGTTGACCCTTCTAGTCAAGCTACAACCCTGG TGCCGGTTGAGGATGTTACAGTTGAGTCTGACCCACCCTCTGCTAAAGTATGGGAAGGTGAAAGGTTAACTCTGACCTGCAATGCGGCGAAAGGCAATCGTCTCCGTTATGAATggcatttcaaaagaaaaacagCGACCATGAAATTAGTAACTTCAGGCAGATCGATGACTATTCACAGAGTTCTCGAAAATCAGGCTGGGAATTACAGTTGTGTAGCAAACAATAATCTAACAGCAGGTCATAGCCAGGACATAGAAGTGGAGGTCAAAG TGCCTGTCTCCGTTCCCAGAATTTGGTATTCTGTACAAAAACAAGTCAATAACTACAGAGCAAGAATAACATGCGAGGCAGAGAGAGGATCCCCACCAGTTACCTTCACTCTCCTCGGAAACAGAAGGAAGATCATGAACAATACAGGAGACTTGCTCAATGTTACATTCGTCTTACCTATTACCTTAGATCAGAATATGGGCATTTTCACATGTCAAGCTGAGAATGGCAAGAAACCCGTGCACAGTGTTACACAGACGGTGTCTGTAG CACGTGTGCGAGGCGTTAGCCTGGAGAGCAGGCCACACCCATTGGAAGTGTCTGTGAATGAAGAAATGGTGTTTACCTGCTCAGTGGAGGAAGGCACCTTCCCTGTGTATAAGTGGATGTTTAATGGACATCATTTACAGGCCAACCCTGATTCCTACTCACTTAACCAGCAAGGAAATATACTAACCATCCCGTCTGCTACTCTGGTTCATAACGGCACTTATGTCTGTTCAGTCTGCGATGCCTTTGACAAGACACACTGCATCAAGAGCGCCGCCCTTCAGGCTGAAGTGAAAG AAGTGGTTGCTGTTTCCATTGAAGCCGTTGCAGTAGTTTTCTGTTGCTTTCTTTTCCTGGTGATTGTTCTCAGCGTGTGCTGTGTGGTTGCCTTTAAATaca GGACAGGAGAGTATTATCCAAACTCAGG tgTTGGAATGGAAAAAAGTGCAATCTGGGATAAAGATATGGATGAGCAG TTAAGGGACTGTTCCATGGACAACTCTGATCTGGAAAGCGTTACGAAAATGTGA
- the LOC117424062 gene encoding platelet endothelial cell adhesion molecule-like isoform X5, whose translation MHYRYPSLTPTPTYPMLGRDYKVRWVQGRQYKTLLSFKIFADWDFCIQETDSATLKQSRIRNDLKQYNLSFEVVAACINSLPGVAQRALYYILSEAFATPLIISEWVGTLATVKGKNKLGSSYTSSSSIRTIVRNSLRGHSDPRLVRGMGLNMRVQGEILFILAFACKVFETTGNTTLYSEAATLDNSTSEMKVYTTVQSSALDISTSGINADYSSPAITLAPQTQTPDPNTYTTGSSTSEMKVYTSVQSTALGTSTSTMKVDPSSQATTLVPVEDVTVESDPPSAKVWEGERLTLTCNAAKGNRLRYEWHFKRKTATMKLVTSGRSMTIHRVLENQAGNYSCVANNNLTAGHSQDIEVEVKVPVSVPRIWYSVQKQVNNYRARITCEAERGSPPVTFTLLGNRRKIMNNTGDLLNVTFVLPITLDQNMGIFTCQAENGKKPVHSVTQTVSVARVRGVSLESRPHPLEVSVNEEMVFTCSVEEGTFPVYKWMFNGHHLQANPDSYSLNQQGNILTIPSATLVHNGTYVCSVCDAFDKTHCIKSAALQAEVKEVVAVSIEAVAVVFCCFLFLVIVLSVCCVVAFKYRTGEYYPNSGVGMEKSAIWDKDMDEQLRDCSMDNSDLESVTKM comes from the exons TGAGCTTCAAGATCTTTGCCGACTGGGATTTCTGCATCCAGGAGACAGACTCGGCCACGCTGAAACAAAGCAGAATCAGGAACGACCTTAAG CAGTATAACCTGAGCTTTGAGGTGGTGGCAGCTTGCATCAACAGTCTCCCGGGAGTCGCTCAGAGAGCTCTCTATTATATCCTGTCAGAGGCCTTTGCCACCCCCTTGATCATCTCGGAATG GGTGGGAACGCTTGCAACGGTCAAAGGAAAAAACAAGTTGGGTTCCTCTTACACTTCCAGTTCCAGCATAAGAACAATAGTGAGGAACTCATTGAGGGGACACAGTGACCCGAGGCTCGTCCGAGGAATGGGATTAAACATGAGAGTTCAGGGAGAGATCCTGTTCATCCTGG CTTTTGCTTGCAAAGTCTTTGAAACAA CTGGCAATACCACCCTGTATTCTGAAGCTGCAACCCTGG ACAACAGCACATCTGAAATGAAAGTTTACACTACTGTTCAGTCTTCAGCCCTGG ACATCAGCACATCTGGAATCAATGCTGACTATTCTAGTCCAGCTATAACCCTGG CTCCTCAGACTCAGACTCCTGATCCAAACACATATACTACAG GCAGCAGCACATCTGAAATGAAAGTTTACACTTCTGTTCAGTCTACAGCCCTGG GCACCAGCACATCTACAATGAAAGTTGACCCTTCTAGTCAAGCTACAACCCTGG TGCCGGTTGAGGATGTTACAGTTGAGTCTGACCCACCCTCTGCTAAAGTATGGGAAGGTGAAAGGTTAACTCTGACCTGCAATGCGGCGAAAGGCAATCGTCTCCGTTATGAATggcatttcaaaagaaaaacagCGACCATGAAATTAGTAACTTCAGGCAGATCGATGACTATTCACAGAGTTCTCGAAAATCAGGCTGGGAATTACAGTTGTGTAGCAAACAATAATCTAACAGCAGGTCATAGCCAGGACATAGAAGTGGAGGTCAAAG TGCCTGTCTCCGTTCCCAGAATTTGGTATTCTGTACAAAAACAAGTCAATAACTACAGAGCAAGAATAACATGCGAGGCAGAGAGAGGATCCCCACCAGTTACCTTCACTCTCCTCGGAAACAGAAGGAAGATCATGAACAATACAGGAGACTTGCTCAATGTTACATTCGTCTTACCTATTACCTTAGATCAGAATATGGGCATTTTCACATGTCAAGCTGAGAATGGCAAGAAACCCGTGCACAGTGTTACACAGACGGTGTCTGTAG CACGTGTGCGAGGCGTTAGCCTGGAGAGCAGGCCACACCCATTGGAAGTGTCTGTGAATGAAGAAATGGTGTTTACCTGCTCAGTGGAGGAAGGCACCTTCCCTGTGTATAAGTGGATGTTTAATGGACATCATTTACAGGCCAACCCTGATTCCTACTCACTTAACCAGCAAGGAAATATACTAACCATCCCGTCTGCTACTCTGGTTCATAACGGCACTTATGTCTGTTCAGTCTGCGATGCCTTTGACAAGACACACTGCATCAAGAGCGCCGCCCTTCAGGCTGAAGTGAAAG AAGTGGTTGCTGTTTCCATTGAAGCCGTTGCAGTAGTTTTCTGTTGCTTTCTTTTCCTGGTGATTGTTCTCAGCGTGTGCTGTGTGGTTGCCTTTAAATaca GGACAGGAGAGTATTATCCAAACTCAGG tgTTGGAATGGAAAAAAGTGCAATCTGGGATAAAGATATGGATGAGCAG TTAAGGGACTGTTCCATGGACAACTCTGATCTGGAAAGCGTTACGAAAATGTGA